A genomic segment from Polyangium mundeleinium encodes:
- a CDS encoding PEGA domain-containing protein, translating to MSRNRLRAGLSHVLFVVLSTTIAETALAAEPQAAPPAPAAQDPALVARAKERKAEGDKAMDKLRPLDALAAYTEAYALQPEPALLYNMGRALEALDRLPEALEKLTAFRAQAPAELLAKVPGLNDRITNLEKRLSRLTVKVNVEGARILVRDVVAGMSPLDKPLALKAGPADVLVEAEGYFPYRTRVELPGGGAHVIDAELQSKAKVGKLLVTAPKTRVNVLVDGKSVGQAPLETLVEPGTHKVAARHPEYLDYETSVIVTAGGERTVALVLQRPPPLYARWWFWTTIGVVVVGGAAGGAAYALTTEKDPGQGDIPPGQLSPAFFVTTPPLPF from the coding sequence ATGAGCCGAAATCGCCTCCGCGCTGGCCTTTCCCACGTCCTCTTCGTCGTGCTCTCCACGACGATCGCCGAAACCGCCCTCGCCGCCGAGCCGCAAGCGGCCCCGCCGGCGCCCGCCGCGCAGGATCCCGCGCTCGTGGCGCGCGCCAAGGAGCGCAAGGCCGAGGGCGACAAGGCGATGGACAAGCTCCGCCCCCTCGACGCGCTCGCGGCCTATACCGAGGCCTACGCGCTGCAACCCGAGCCGGCGCTGCTTTACAACATGGGCCGGGCCCTCGAAGCGCTCGATCGTTTGCCCGAGGCGCTCGAAAAGCTCACGGCGTTCCGCGCGCAGGCGCCCGCCGAGCTCCTCGCCAAGGTGCCGGGGCTGAACGACCGGATCACGAACCTCGAAAAACGTCTCTCGCGCCTCACCGTGAAGGTGAACGTCGAAGGCGCGCGTATCCTCGTGCGCGACGTCGTCGCCGGCATGTCGCCCCTCGACAAACCCCTCGCGCTCAAGGCCGGACCGGCCGACGTGCTCGTCGAGGCGGAGGGGTATTTTCCGTATCGGACCCGCGTCGAGCTGCCCGGCGGCGGCGCCCACGTCATCGACGCAGAGCTCCAGAGCAAGGCCAAGGTCGGCAAGCTCCTCGTGACGGCGCCGAAGACGCGGGTCAACGTCCTCGTGGATGGCAAGAGCGTGGGGCAGGCGCCGCTCGAAACGCTCGTCGAGCCGGGGACGCACAAGGTCGCCGCGCGGCACCCGGAGTACCTCGATTACGAGACCAGCGTGATCGTCACGGCAGGCGGCGAACGCACGGTCGCGCTCGTCCTGCAGCGCCCGCCGCCCCTTTATGCGCGCTGGTGGTTCTGGACCACGATCGGCGTGGTCGTCGTGGGCGGCGCGGCCGGCGGGGCCGCGTATGCCCTCACGACCGAAAAAGACCCGGGGCAGGGGGACATCCCGCCGGGCCAGCTCTCACCAGCCTTTTTCGTGACGACGCCCCCGCTCCCGTTTTGA
- a CDS encoding SDR family oxidoreductase → MTVLVLTGSASGIGAHMTGVFARRGDTVVATDVDLAALEKRAAEGAWGTNVRLVRLDVREAADWEAALDLAEREGGGLDVVMNIAGVLKPGWVPDLGPADVDFHLDVNVKGTVLGTRAAAVRMIARGRGGHIVNIGSLASLAPVPGLSLYAASKFAVRGFTLAAAMELVRHDIAVTLVMPDAVQTPMLDLQVDHEEAAMTFSGPRALTVEDVERALLTEVLPKRPLEITLPLGRGMMARAANTAPAASRWLEPILTKKGREAQERIKQGR, encoded by the coding sequence ATGACCGTCCTGGTTTTGACTGGCTCTGCGAGTGGGATCGGCGCGCACATGACGGGGGTCTTTGCGCGCCGCGGTGACACCGTCGTTGCGACCGACGTGGACCTCGCCGCCCTGGAGAAACGCGCCGCGGAAGGCGCGTGGGGGACGAACGTGCGTCTCGTCCGGCTCGACGTGCGCGAGGCTGCGGACTGGGAAGCGGCGCTCGATCTCGCCGAGCGGGAGGGCGGCGGGCTCGACGTCGTGATGAACATCGCGGGCGTGCTGAAGCCCGGCTGGGTCCCGGATCTCGGGCCCGCGGACGTCGATTTCCACCTCGACGTCAACGTAAAAGGCACGGTGCTCGGCACGCGCGCGGCCGCGGTGCGGATGATTGCGCGGGGACGCGGCGGGCACATCGTGAACATCGGCTCGCTCGCGTCGCTCGCGCCCGTGCCGGGGCTCTCGCTCTACGCCGCGTCGAAATTCGCCGTGCGCGGATTCACGCTGGCCGCCGCGATGGAGCTCGTCCGCCACGACATCGCCGTGACGCTCGTCATGCCCGACGCCGTGCAGACGCCCATGCTCGATTTGCAGGTCGACCACGAGGAAGCCGCGATGACCTTCTCCGGCCCGCGTGCGCTCACCGTCGAGGACGTCGAGCGCGCGCTCCTCACCGAGGTCTTACCGAAGCGCCCGCTCGAAATCACCTTGCCGCTCGGCCGCGGGATGATGGCGCGCGCGGCGAACACGGCGCCGGCCGCTTCGCGCTGGCTCGAACCGATCCTCACGAAAAAAGGCCGCGAAGCGCAGGAACGAATCAAGCAGGGGCGCTAG
- a CDS encoding DUF2330 domain-containing protein: protein MKLLHALFLSLPLVTAVVTNTHDAAACGGCFPPQDESTQVTGHRMIFSVSQTSTTLWDQIEYSGDPTSFAWILPIKGQVEVGLSSDAVFAVLSERTATSVAAPPLNCPPPPSCWGWGNGSVGAGGGGGAGGDAAGGGVDIITQEVVGPYETVQLSSSDPSALKTWLTTNGYNIDADIAPIIDAYVGEGFDFLALKLVPGQGVSSMRPVRITALGASNTLPLRMVGAGTGAFAPMTLWVFAEGRYETKNFASFDIKPADIVWNWDLGTSNYTTLKDDAFKAANNANWLNQYAQPSSPWEIRGRLEQLVNFLPDQSGYGDPKDGYVTAMDELQADLEKMFGGINDSELWLTRLNTELARASLNKDLALGAATAQDPISNFFQATKAIGTPPTCPEYPPCEPGSEIPGENGGSWWGNLGDGKGNGSSSASCAVSSGSEATAVLGLLGVALGLSVARRRRK from the coding sequence ATGAAGCTCTTGCACGCCCTCTTTCTTTCGCTCCCCCTCGTCACCGCCGTCGTGACCAACACCCACGACGCCGCCGCTTGCGGCGGCTGCTTCCCGCCGCAGGACGAGTCGACGCAAGTCACCGGCCACCGGATGATCTTTTCGGTCTCGCAGACGTCGACCACCCTGTGGGATCAGATCGAATACTCGGGTGATCCCACCTCGTTCGCCTGGATCCTGCCCATCAAGGGGCAGGTCGAGGTCGGTTTGTCCTCGGACGCGGTCTTTGCGGTCCTCAGCGAGCGCACGGCGACGTCGGTCGCGGCGCCTCCCCTCAACTGTCCACCGCCGCCCTCCTGCTGGGGCTGGGGGAACGGCTCCGTCGGCGCGGGCGGCGGGGGCGGCGCGGGCGGCGATGCGGCCGGCGGCGGCGTCGACATCATCACGCAGGAGGTCGTCGGGCCTTACGAGACCGTGCAGCTCTCCTCGTCGGATCCCAGCGCGCTCAAGACCTGGCTCACCACGAACGGCTACAACATCGACGCCGACATCGCGCCCATCATCGACGCCTACGTGGGCGAGGGTTTTGATTTCCTCGCGCTGAAGCTCGTTCCCGGCCAGGGCGTGAGTTCGATGCGCCCCGTCCGCATCACCGCGCTCGGCGCGAGCAACACACTGCCGCTGCGCATGGTCGGCGCGGGCACGGGCGCCTTTGCCCCGATGACGTTGTGGGTCTTCGCCGAGGGCCGTTACGAGACGAAGAACTTTGCGTCGTTCGACATCAAGCCGGCCGACATCGTGTGGAACTGGGACCTCGGCACTTCGAACTACACGACGCTGAAGGACGACGCGTTCAAGGCCGCGAACAACGCGAACTGGCTGAACCAGTACGCGCAGCCCTCGTCGCCGTGGGAGATCCGCGGCCGGCTCGAGCAGCTCGTGAACTTCCTGCCGGACCAGAGCGGGTACGGCGATCCGAAGGACGGCTACGTGACCGCGATGGACGAGCTCCAGGCCGACCTCGAGAAGATGTTCGGCGGCATCAACGACAGCGAGCTTTGGCTGACGCGCCTCAACACGGAGCTCGCGCGGGCGTCGCTCAACAAGGATCTCGCGCTCGGCGCGGCGACGGCGCAGGACCCGATCTCGAACTTCTTCCAGGCCACGAAGGCGATCGGCACGCCGCCCACGTGCCCGGAGTACCCGCCCTGCGAGCCAGGCTCGGAGATCCCCGGCGAGAACGGCGGCTCCTGGTGGGGCAACCTCGGCGACGGCAAGGGCAACGGGAGCTCGAGCGCGAGCTGCGCCGTGTCGAGCGGCAGCGAAGCGACGGCCGTGCTCGGCCTGCTCGGCGTCGCGCTCGGTTTGTCCGTGGCGCGCCGCCGCCGCAAGTAA
- a CDS encoding PA2169 family four-helix-bundle protein gives MDNREVCEKLNKLIKLDVDAVHAYKQAIDACTMEDLRSNLERFQEDHQRHIRDLSQQVRACGGEPEVETSWAGFLIEGFTAITAQGDHSALLAMRGNEELTNRTYEAALNVADLPTQVRSLLERNFSDEQRHLAWIKDQLNMRVWERKAA, from the coding sequence ATGGATAACCGCGAAGTGTGCGAAAAGCTGAACAAACTGATCAAGCTCGACGTGGACGCGGTGCATGCGTACAAGCAGGCGATCGACGCCTGCACGATGGAGGACCTCCGGAGCAATCTGGAGCGGTTCCAGGAGGACCATCAGCGGCACATCCGGGACCTCTCGCAGCAGGTGCGGGCCTGCGGCGGCGAGCCGGAGGTGGAGACGTCCTGGGCCGGGTTCCTGATCGAGGGCTTCACGGCCATCACGGCGCAGGGCGATCACAGCGCGCTCCTCGCGATGCGGGGGAACGAGGAGCTGACGAACCGCACGTACGAGGCGGCGCTGAACGTGGCCGACCTGCCGACGCAGGTGCGCTCGCTCCTGGAGAGAAACTTCTCCGACGAGCAGCGGCACCTCGCGTGGATCAAGGATCAGCTCAACATGCGCGTTTGGGAGAGGAAGGCGGCCTAA
- a CDS encoding ferritin-like domain-containing protein has translation MKEPTDRGMNRTGIGTSPFDSKELIKAAEATVPSAEGDAEGIASLRISYISESGIIGTMPPPSTVKGAVKSVLEGLTAKNPAVFLDKLAERLQFERTGTRMYESVLAKFDALGGFDGGPSRETLLEFHDEELRHFQVLRSALESMGADPTALTPSADIAAVEASGLVQVLNDPRTTLPQSLHALLVAELADTEGWDMLIELATSLGHEAMADDFRDAMRAEEKHLAHVRQWVANHTMQDAEGTMEQAA, from the coding sequence ATGAAAGAGCCGACCGATAGGGGGATGAACCGGACGGGGATCGGGACGAGCCCCTTCGATTCGAAGGAGCTCATCAAGGCCGCCGAGGCCACGGTGCCGAGCGCGGAGGGCGACGCGGAGGGCATCGCGAGCCTCCGGATATCGTACATCAGCGAGTCCGGCATCATCGGCACGATGCCGCCGCCTTCGACCGTCAAAGGCGCGGTGAAATCGGTGCTCGAAGGCCTCACCGCGAAGAACCCGGCCGTGTTCCTGGACAAGCTGGCCGAGCGCCTGCAATTCGAGCGGACCGGGACGCGGATGTACGAGAGCGTGCTCGCGAAGTTCGACGCGCTCGGGGGCTTCGACGGCGGACCGTCGCGCGAGACGCTCCTCGAGTTCCACGACGAGGAGCTCAGGCATTTTCAGGTGCTGCGGAGCGCGCTGGAGAGCATGGGCGCCGATCCCACGGCGCTCACGCCCTCGGCCGACATCGCCGCGGTGGAGGCGTCGGGCCTCGTGCAGGTGCTGAACGATCCACGCACGACATTGCCGCAGTCGCTCCACGCGCTCCTCGTCGCGGAGCTCGCCGATACCGAGGGCTGGGACATGCTGATCGAGCTGGCGACGAGCCTGGGCCACGAGGCGATGGCGGACGATTTCCGCGACGCGATGCGCGCCGAGGAAAAACACCTCGCGCACGTGCGGCAATGGGTCGCGAACCACACGATGCAGGACGCGGAAGGGACGATGGAACAGGCGGCCTGA
- a CDS encoding radical SAM protein encodes MEPKTQRGFEAQGAAGDPEPRALVEIQLGHMCNNRCVFCVSGQETALGRARPLPLAPILEQIRAARAAGHAKITLLGGEPTLQPAFLDVVRESVALGFEEIVIFTNGVKTARAAFVDEILATGGNFTFRFSIQGATEEAHERTTRKDGSFARIVQSMRHVQARGQRLTVNMCVVQSNHESVDVFPDLLLPLGASQLHLDMVRPLDAGVRTQEEFAAMIPRYRSLVGPLGRMVRGFPEGFDVNIGNLPYCVAPELAPFIHHDGEKTMTIAVDGEKTLSKPWDKYLVKRRDKSKPAGCAACVFDGRCNGIFETYREMYGDEEFVPVTPERMSEADPGRKLFSVHARALVARAFAGFVPPAPFSRALLTELGERVVEVRLEGDESLVVTLRPRAEGDGIAATDWFSVGITGAPADRAAACAGILAIGERLSRHVTFVHPIGEDAALPLLRSVGARLQLLRRRAPFGALAWKDVRVLQEGRRAELGFEAPSGERAWVWLGETHGKPVGGYRVGEGEPSAEVIEGLRAVLGALAPAGAGPRAPSASRA; translated from the coding sequence ATGGAGCCGAAGACGCAGCGGGGGTTCGAGGCGCAGGGCGCCGCAGGCGACCCGGAGCCCCGAGCGTTGGTGGAGATTCAGCTCGGCCACATGTGCAACAACCGTTGCGTCTTCTGCGTCAGCGGCCAGGAGACGGCGCTCGGCCGCGCGAGGCCCCTGCCGCTCGCGCCGATCCTGGAGCAGATCCGGGCCGCGCGCGCGGCCGGGCACGCGAAGATCACGCTGCTCGGCGGCGAGCCCACCTTGCAGCCTGCGTTCCTCGACGTGGTGCGCGAGAGCGTCGCGCTCGGCTTCGAGGAGATCGTGATCTTCACGAACGGCGTGAAGACCGCCCGCGCCGCGTTCGTGGACGAGATCCTCGCGACAGGCGGGAATTTCACGTTCCGCTTCTCGATCCAGGGCGCGACGGAGGAGGCGCACGAGCGCACGACGCGCAAAGACGGATCGTTCGCCCGCATCGTGCAGTCGATGCGGCACGTGCAGGCGCGGGGACAGCGGCTCACCGTGAACATGTGTGTCGTCCAGTCGAACCACGAATCGGTGGACGTGTTCCCGGATCTCCTCCTGCCGCTCGGGGCCTCGCAGCTCCACCTCGACATGGTGCGGCCGCTCGACGCGGGCGTGCGCACGCAGGAGGAGTTCGCGGCGATGATCCCGCGGTACCGGAGCCTCGTCGGCCCCCTCGGGCGGATGGTCCGCGGCTTCCCCGAGGGGTTCGACGTCAACATCGGAAACCTCCCGTATTGCGTCGCGCCCGAGCTCGCGCCCTTCATCCACCACGACGGCGAAAAGACGATGACGATCGCCGTCGACGGAGAAAAGACGCTCAGCAAGCCCTGGGACAAGTACCTCGTCAAGCGGCGGGACAAATCGAAGCCCGCGGGCTGCGCGGCGTGTGTCTTCGACGGGCGCTGCAATGGCATCTTCGAGACCTATCGGGAGATGTACGGCGACGAGGAGTTCGTCCCCGTGACGCCCGAGCGCATGTCTGAAGCCGATCCCGGCCGAAAACTCTTTTCGGTGCACGCGCGGGCGCTCGTCGCGCGGGCGTTCGCGGGGTTCGTCCCGCCCGCTCCATTTTCGCGTGCCCTGCTCACGGAGCTCGGCGAGCGCGTGGTCGAGGTGCGGCTCGAAGGCGACGAGAGCCTCGTGGTCACGCTCCGGCCCCGGGCCGAAGGCGACGGGATCGCGGCGACGGATTGGTTTTCCGTGGGGATCACGGGCGCGCCGGCGGATCGCGCGGCGGCATGCGCGGGGATCCTCGCGATCGGGGAGAGGTTGTCCCGGCACGTCACGTTCGTGCATCCGATCGGGGAGGACGCGGCGCTTCCGCTTTTGCGGTCCGTGGGGGCGCGGCTCCAGCTCTTGCGGCGGCGTGCGCCGTTCGGCGCCCTCGCGTGGAAGGACGTGCGCGTCTTGCAGGAGGGGCGGCGCGCCGAGCTCGGGTTCGAGGCGCCGTCGGGGGAGCGCGCCTGGGTTTGGCTGGGTGAAACCCACGGAAAACCCGTGGGCGGGTATCGGGTCGGGGAGGGGGAGCCTTCGGCCGAGGTCATCGAGGGGCTGCGGGCCGTGCTCGGGGCGCTCGCGCCCGCCGGCGCGGGCCCGCGGGCCCCGTCGGCTTCGCGGGCTTGA
- a CDS encoding oxygenase MpaB family protein: MIPTRYQNLEEARARFGDRVDRLAPFLLRGDPLADAVIEEMEGAPAGRGFSLLDKALRAPDARGLDLPPAMRAYLEWASYVPAWVDWDAVRRGGELLLRSGALGGAVLGTYSLVLGYASPGGNKPLVFSGQLVERAPRRLGETSRFVQATAQPGGLFRTGEGFAITLKVRLMHAKVRQMLSRSPKWDTATWGLPVNQHDMAGTSLLFSLVFLEGIRAFGLDIDRDESECFMHLWRYSGHLIGVDPELLPSSEFDAWNLAHLIRATEGRPDDDSRALTHALFESPLRQAKTSEERRLGALRRNVGMGFSRGLLGDELADELGIDRTPFVAAFHALRAVTRVAEQARKRSPAAHQKAIGSGARYWEMVVKEGLGGAPAHFTPPERLSRAA; the protein is encoded by the coding sequence ATGATCCCGACGCGATACCAGAACCTCGAGGAAGCCCGCGCGCGTTTCGGTGACCGCGTGGACCGTCTTGCGCCCTTCCTGCTCCGCGGCGATCCGCTGGCCGACGCCGTCATCGAGGAGATGGAAGGCGCCCCGGCCGGGCGAGGTTTTTCCCTCCTGGACAAGGCCCTCCGCGCCCCCGACGCGCGTGGCCTCGACCTGCCACCGGCCATGCGCGCCTACCTCGAATGGGCGTCCTACGTGCCCGCGTGGGTCGACTGGGACGCCGTTCGCCGCGGCGGCGAGCTGCTCCTGCGCTCGGGGGCCCTCGGCGGCGCGGTGCTCGGCACCTATTCGCTCGTGCTCGGGTATGCCTCGCCCGGGGGCAACAAGCCCCTCGTCTTCTCGGGCCAGCTCGTCGAGCGCGCGCCGCGCCGCCTCGGCGAGACCTCGCGCTTCGTGCAGGCGACCGCGCAGCCGGGCGGGCTGTTTCGCACGGGCGAGGGATTCGCGATCACCCTGAAGGTTCGCCTCATGCACGCGAAGGTGCGGCAGATGCTCTCCCGATCGCCGAAATGGGACACGGCGACGTGGGGCCTGCCCGTGAACCAGCACGACATGGCCGGCACGTCGCTCCTCTTCTCGCTCGTGTTTCTCGAAGGGATCCGCGCGTTCGGGCTCGACATCGATCGCGACGAGTCCGAATGCTTCATGCACCTCTGGCGTTATTCGGGGCACCTCATCGGCGTGGATCCCGAGCTCTTGCCGTCGAGCGAATTCGACGCATGGAACCTCGCGCACCTCATCCGGGCGACGGAGGGCCGGCCCGACGACGACTCGCGCGCGCTCACGCACGCCCTCTTCGAATCCCCGCTCCGGCAGGCGAAGACCTCGGAGGAGCGGCGGCTCGGCGCGCTCCGGCGGAACGTCGGGATGGGTTTTTCGCGGGGGCTCCTGGGGGACGAGCTCGCCGACGAGCTTGGGATCGACCGCACGCCGTTCGTCGCGGCATTCCACGCGCTCCGCGCGGTCACGCGGGTGGCCGAGCAGGCGCGCAAGCGCTCGCCGGCGGCGCATCAAAAGGCCATCGGCTCGGGCGCGCGATACTGGGAGATGGTCGTCAAGGAGGGGCTCGGGGGCGCCCCGGCGCATTTCACGCCGCCGGAGCGCCTCTCGCGCGCGGCCTGA
- a CDS encoding GNAT family N-acetyltransferase, with protein MRDVELRQKPSASADEIGRAAISTQRLAGARALSQVKETWAALDALQDTPMQQSLWTESWLSASGVSDRLRVLVATSSRESTAIAALVHHGGRSPSLMPAGAIELGEPVDLSRVGPRALGALCQALARGPWPVHLPRMLATSPTIAAFQQAYRRRGLVRVGPAKPCPFLSLDASWAEPERHLSPRRRQDLRRAERQAERLGKVVYSFLSPAPEEAAAVLDEAFRVEAAGWKGREGTAMSSDPVVGTFFRTYALAAAHRGILRVALLRIGGRGAAMQLAVEHAGRHWLLKIGYDESFRQASPGILLLRESLRRAATENLSTYEFLGGVAPWIKPWTSEERATVSLSAYPMSLASASALSRQAVARMLRTLRRQWQWLTRSEV; from the coding sequence ATGCGAGACGTCGAGCTACGGCAGAAGCCTTCCGCGAGCGCGGACGAAATCGGCCGCGCTGCGATCTCCACGCAGCGCCTCGCGGGGGCGCGAGCGCTCTCGCAGGTCAAAGAGACGTGGGCCGCGCTCGACGCGCTCCAGGACACCCCGATGCAGCAAAGCCTCTGGACGGAGAGCTGGCTCTCGGCGAGCGGTGTGTCCGATCGATTGCGTGTCCTCGTGGCGACGTCGTCGCGCGAATCGACCGCGATTGCGGCGCTCGTCCATCACGGCGGGCGTTCGCCCTCGCTCATGCCCGCCGGGGCGATCGAGCTCGGCGAGCCCGTGGATCTGTCCCGCGTCGGGCCGCGGGCGCTCGGGGCGCTTTGCCAGGCGCTCGCCCGCGGGCCCTGGCCGGTGCACCTGCCGCGCATGCTCGCCACGTCGCCCACGATCGCGGCCTTCCAGCAGGCCTACCGCAGGCGCGGCCTCGTCCGCGTCGGCCCCGCGAAGCCGTGCCCGTTCCTCTCGCTCGACGCGTCCTGGGCCGAGCCCGAGCGCCACCTCTCGCCCCGCAGGCGCCAGGATCTGCGCCGCGCCGAGCGGCAAGCCGAGCGCCTCGGCAAGGTCGTGTATTCGTTCCTTTCGCCCGCGCCCGAGGAAGCGGCCGCGGTCCTCGACGAGGCCTTCCGCGTGGAGGCCGCCGGCTGGAAGGGCCGCGAAGGCACCGCGATGTCGTCCGACCCGGTCGTCGGCACGTTTTTCAGGACGTACGCCCTCGCCGCCGCACACCGCGGCATCCTGCGCGTCGCGCTCCTCCGTATCGGCGGGCGAGGCGCGGCGATGCAGCTCGCGGTGGAGCATGCCGGACGTCATTGGCTGCTCAAGATCGGCTATGACGAATCGTTCCGGCAGGCGTCGCCGGGCATCTTGCTCCTCCGCGAGAGCCTGCGCCGCGCGGCGACGGAAAATCTTTCGACGTACGAATTTCTCGGCGGCGTCGCGCCGTGGATCAAGCCCTGGACGAGCGAGGAGCGCGCCACGGTTTCGCTCAGCGCGTATCCGATGAGCCTCGCGAGCGCGTCCGCGCTCTCGCGCCAGGCGGTCGCGCGCATGCTCCGGACATTGAGGAGGCAATGGCAATGGCTGACACGATCCGAGGTCTGA
- a CDS encoding serine/threonine-protein kinase, translating into MTEPVSRDPASLDGVPAPGTVLAGKYVVESVLGQGGMGIVLQARHQRTEQPVAIKLLRPDARVLPDVTARFEREARAAALIQGPHVVRVYDVDNLPDGSPMMVMELLQGWDLSQELAIRGPLPYPEAVGHVLAAGEALSQAHRMGVVHRDIKPGNLFLCQEGQRRIVKVLDFGISKVLDKRDNAAQTATTAAFGTPQYMSPEQVRSVKNVDGRADIWSLGVVLYELLGGRGPFDEPSATAVLAAIIADEPKPLRELRPDLPQKLADVVMKALTKRADERWPDIDTFMAALLPFGPAGAAPQTLLNAKALAVAPREPMSNRRLMFVSAGIAAVVVAVFLVVLASQTKKPADPAGDAAAMIPMASPPPTAPAPALAPTPAATPAAAAEPTIVPVPAPVPTPTAAPAAVGPGPKKEPTSAPPVPATATAAPTPTPTPKPPPPPAEDPTHL; encoded by the coding sequence GTGACCGAACCCGTCTCCCGGGATCCGGCCTCGCTCGACGGCGTACCCGCGCCAGGCACGGTGCTCGCCGGCAAGTACGTGGTCGAGTCCGTCCTCGGCCAGGGTGGCATGGGGATCGTCCTGCAGGCGCGGCACCAGCGCACCGAGCAGCCGGTGGCCATCAAGCTCCTGCGCCCCGACGCGCGCGTGCTGCCCGACGTGACGGCGCGGTTCGAGCGCGAGGCGCGCGCGGCGGCCCTGATTCAGGGGCCCCACGTGGTGCGCGTCTATGACGTCGACAACCTCCCGGACGGCAGCCCCATGATGGTGATGGAGCTGCTCCAGGGCTGGGATCTCAGCCAGGAGCTCGCGATCCGCGGCCCCTTGCCGTATCCGGAGGCCGTCGGCCACGTCCTCGCCGCGGGCGAGGCGCTCTCGCAGGCGCATCGCATGGGCGTCGTGCATCGCGACATCAAGCCGGGAAACCTCTTCCTTTGTCAGGAGGGCCAGCGGCGCATCGTCAAGGTGCTCGATTTCGGCATTTCGAAGGTCCTCGACAAACGGGACAACGCCGCGCAGACAGCCACGACGGCCGCCTTCGGCACGCCGCAATACATGTCCCCCGAGCAGGTGCGGTCCGTGAAGAACGTCGACGGGCGGGCGGACATCTGGTCGCTCGGCGTGGTGCTGTACGAGCTGCTCGGCGGACGCGGGCCCTTCGACGAGCCGAGCGCGACGGCCGTGCTCGCGGCGATCATCGCGGACGAGCCCAAACCCTTGCGCGAGCTCCGGCCGGACCTGCCGCAGAAGCTCGCGGACGTGGTCATGAAGGCGCTCACCAAGCGCGCCGACGAGCGGTGGCCCGACATCGATACGTTCATGGCCGCGCTCCTGCCGTTTGGCCCGGCCGGCGCCGCGCCGCAGACGTTGCTCAATGCGAAGGCGCTGGCCGTCGCGCCCCGCGAGCCGATGTCGAACCGGCGATTGATGTTCGTCTCGGCGGGCATTGCGGCGGTGGTGGTGGCGGTGTTTCTGGTCGTGCTGGCCTCGCAGACGAAAAAGCCGGCGGATCCGGCCGGAGATGCGGCCGCGATGATTCCGATGGCGTCGCCGCCCCCGACGGCGCCTGCGCCCGCCCTCGCGCCTACGCCCGCCGCGACGCCGGCGGCCGCGGCCGAGCCGACGATCGTGCCCGTCCCTGCGCCCGTTCCCACGCCCACGGCAGCGCCCGCCGCCGTGGGACCGGGGCCGAAAAAAGAGCCAACGTCTGCGCCCCCGGTCCCTGCGACGGCCACGGCCGCGCCGACGCCGACGCCCACGCCCAAGCCACCCCCGCCCCCGGCGGAGGATCCGACCCACCTTTAG